From the Oncorhynchus nerka isolate Pitt River linkage group LG28, Oner_Uvic_2.0, whole genome shotgun sequence genome, one window contains:
- the LOC135565568 gene encoding uncharacterized protein LOC135565568 — translation MEHNNGDTSSWSMQRRMEGLVNKHMADIALETLQQRLSAVSDEMNHLAEHVSRRSEDVPKYDIPRRTDVNFDVESLSATFSTGSVGEKLAIPGTSSSAETAAQRKIISLLVEIKEEQQRQWGVLRQMQARVQGQSFPVVEEEVEALDIDIPLRTMEQLDDTERHLEDAGAQKRMVSHLSRMGGATFDDAVRRLMQAVLSFAVGSELNWVGRGQKRSFRNTRLQGVLFCALKRTPVGKEATHHQFADVVKKWLRFAPFRQGGSGRRHYKPPVDFLCPKECVDLPTHQPTHPQTEQTGSNQKRSGRPRCTTAQEDKYISI, via the exons ATGGAGCATAATAATGGAGATACTTCTAGCTGGTCGATGCAGCGACGAATGGAAGGTTTGGTCAACAAACACATGGCAGACATAGCACTAGAAACACTCCAACAGAGACTATCAGCTGTGTCCGACGAAATGAACCATCTTGCGGAACATGTCTCGAGACGCTCGGAGGATGTTCCCAAGTATGATATTCCAAGACGCACAGATGTAAACTTTGACGTTGAGTCACTGAGTGCAACATTTAGCACGGGTAGTGTTGGGGAAAAGTTGGCGATCCCCGGCACCTCATCATCAGCAG AGACGGCTGCCCAGCGTAAAATCATCTCCCTGCTGGTGGAGATTAAGGAGGAGCAGCAGAGACAGTGGGGCGTTTTGAGGCAGATGCAGGCCAGGGTTCAGGGCCAGAGCTTTCCGGTggtagaggaagaggtggaggctCTAGACATTGACATCCCACTGAGGACCATGGAGCAGCTAGATGACACAGAGAGGCACCTGGAGGATGCAGGAGCACAGAAGAGAATG GTGTCTCACCTGTCACGAATGGGTGGGGCCACGTTTGATGATGCGGTGCGAAGGCTCATGCAGGCAGTGCTATCTTTTGCTGTGGGCTCTGAGCTCAACTGGGTAGGCCGAGGCCAGAAAAGGAGCTTCAGAAACACCCGCCTCCAAGGGGTTCTCTTCT GTGCTCTGAAAAGAACCCCAGTGGGCAAAGAGGCCACACATCACCAGTTTGCAGACGTGGTGAAGAAGTGGCTGCGGTTCGCCCCattcagacagggagggagtggtCGACGGCATTATAAACCACCTGTTGACTTCCTCTGTCCAAAGGAATGTGTAGATCTGCCTACACATCAGCCTACACATCCACA aacagagcaaacgggctctaaccagaagaggagtgggaggccccggtgcacaactgcgcaagaggacaagtacattagtatctag